The Nocardioides panzhihuensis genome has a segment encoding these proteins:
- a CDS encoding glycosyltransferase family 4 protein — MPVLVAHPSPDVYGSDLQLVETVRGLHQAGQQVTVVVPEPGPLLPLLEAAGASVEVMTFPVLRKAYLSPVGLVRLAAALMVFWVRAARLWRRARPSRMLVNTVTIPWWILVARAARVPVVCHVHEAEDDQPKPVRLALTAPLLLATRVVANSRASRDVIARTLPVLGRRTTVVYNGVPGPEYVAAARARTPDGQLRLVLVGRLSPRKGTDVAFDALAEVRRRGIDARLRVCGSVFAGYEWFEQELRARAAAGDLAGSVEFLGYVAEPAGELEQADVVLVPSRVEPFGNVAVEALLAERPLVASRVQGLAEIVRDGETGLLVTPDDAGELANAIERLAADPALAAGLATAGRKDAEQRFGAQRYREEIAGEVLG; from the coding sequence ATGCCTGTGTTGGTCGCCCACCCGTCGCCGGACGTCTACGGCTCCGATCTTCAGCTGGTCGAGACGGTGCGCGGGCTGCACCAGGCGGGGCAGCAGGTCACGGTGGTCGTGCCCGAGCCCGGTCCGCTGCTCCCGCTGCTCGAGGCAGCCGGGGCGAGCGTCGAGGTGATGACGTTCCCGGTGCTGCGCAAGGCCTACCTCAGCCCGGTCGGCCTGGTCCGGCTGGCCGCGGCGTTGATGGTCTTCTGGGTGCGCGCGGCGCGGCTGTGGCGCCGGGCCCGGCCGAGCCGGATGCTGGTCAACACGGTGACGATCCCGTGGTGGATCCTCGTCGCCCGTGCCGCGCGAGTCCCCGTGGTCTGCCACGTGCACGAGGCCGAGGACGACCAGCCCAAGCCCGTACGCCTCGCCCTGACCGCTCCGCTCCTGCTGGCCACCCGTGTCGTGGCCAACTCGCGTGCCTCGCGCGACGTGATCGCGCGCACGCTGCCGGTGCTGGGGCGGCGTACGACTGTCGTCTACAACGGCGTTCCCGGACCGGAGTACGTGGCCGCTGCCCGCGCCCGGACGCCGGACGGACAGCTGCGCTTGGTGCTGGTCGGACGGCTCTCCCCGCGCAAGGGGACCGACGTGGCCTTCGATGCGCTCGCCGAGGTGCGCCGGCGCGGGATCGATGCGCGGCTGCGCGTGTGCGGGTCGGTGTTCGCCGGCTATGAGTGGTTCGAGCAGGAGCTCCGTGCCCGCGCGGCCGCAGGGGACCTGGCCGGCAGCGTCGAGTTCCTGGGCTACGTCGCCGAGCCCGCCGGCGAGCTCGAGCAGGCCGACGTGGTGCTGGTGCCCTCTCGCGTCGAGCCGTTCGGCAACGTCGCCGTCGAAGCGCTGCTCGCCGAGCGGCCACTGGTCGCGAGCCGGGTGCAGGGACTGGCCGAGATCGTGCGCGACGGCGAGACCGGGCTGCTGGTGACGCCCGACGACGCCGGAGAGCTGGCAAATGCGATCGAGCGGCTCGCTGCCGACCCCGCCTTGGCTGCTGGGCTCGCCACCGCCGGGCGCAAGGACGCCGAGCAGCGCTTCGGCGCTCAGCGCTATCGCGAGGAGATCGCGGGCGAGGTTCTCGGGTGA
- a CDS encoding lipopolysaccharide biosynthesis protein, which produces MSLGRSAARGGLVVLGGQGVRILVQIASVVVLSRMLGPRDYGLIAMVLAVVAVAEIFRDLGLSTAAIQAKELSREQQTNLWWLNTGLGFGFALLAIAAAPLVAALYGEPALTMLTVAMAGMFVLNGMAAQYRADLTRRMLFTRLAFAEVAAPVLALGVAAYAAANGAGYWALAVQQLIQSAVALVVASGFAGWLPGRPRRGVEMGGFLRFGWSLAGTQLINYAASNIDSVLIGTRLGAQELGTYNRAWHLLMTPLGQLRSPTTTVALPVLSRIRGNPALTQRFVQRGQIALGYSLGAGLGLVAGAAGPVCALLLGPGWDVAGVFALLACAGLFQTLAYVGYWVYLAHGLTTELRHYTLVASALKVVCVVIGVRYGITGVAVGYATAHLLEWPLSLWWISRRTQLRVGPLYLGAARVLLVAGSVASAAYVTAQALDEQHPGVTVPVCVVAGAAAYAFLLLVPPVRRDVMSLAVTVRGALARKVSRG; this is translated from the coding sequence GTGAGTCTGGGTAGGAGCGCTGCCCGCGGCGGGCTGGTGGTGCTCGGCGGCCAGGGCGTACGCATCCTGGTCCAGATCGCCTCGGTGGTGGTGCTGTCCCGGATGCTCGGCCCTCGCGACTATGGCCTGATTGCGATGGTGCTGGCAGTTGTCGCGGTCGCCGAGATCTTCCGTGACCTCGGGCTCTCGACGGCCGCGATCCAGGCCAAGGAGCTCAGCCGCGAGCAGCAGACAAATCTGTGGTGGCTCAACACCGGCCTCGGCTTCGGCTTCGCGCTCCTCGCGATCGCGGCCGCTCCGCTCGTCGCCGCGCTCTACGGGGAGCCGGCGCTCACCATGCTGACCGTGGCGATGGCCGGGATGTTCGTCCTCAACGGCATGGCCGCGCAGTATCGCGCCGACCTCACCCGTCGGATGCTCTTCACCAGGCTCGCCTTCGCCGAGGTCGCGGCGCCAGTGCTCGCTCTCGGGGTCGCGGCGTACGCAGCGGCCAACGGCGCGGGCTATTGGGCCCTGGCTGTTCAGCAGCTCATCCAGAGCGCCGTCGCGCTGGTGGTCGCCAGCGGTTTTGCCGGCTGGCTCCCCGGCCGCCCGCGGCGCGGCGTCGAGATGGGCGGATTCCTGCGTTTCGGCTGGTCGTTGGCGGGTACGCAACTGATCAACTATGCCGCCAGCAACATCGACTCGGTGCTCATCGGCACCCGCCTGGGCGCTCAGGAGCTCGGCACCTACAACCGCGCCTGGCATCTGCTGATGACACCGCTCGGCCAGCTGCGTAGCCCCACAACCACGGTGGCCCTGCCGGTCCTGAGCCGCATCCGTGGCAACCCCGCTCTGACCCAGCGGTTCGTGCAGCGCGGCCAGATCGCGCTGGGCTACAGCCTCGGTGCCGGGCTCGGGCTGGTCGCCGGTGCCGCGGGGCCTGTTTGTGCGCTCCTCCTCGGCCCCGGCTGGGACGTCGCCGGTGTTTTCGCCCTGCTCGCCTGCGCGGGCCTCTTTCAGACTCTGGCCTACGTCGGCTACTGGGTCTACCTGGCCCACGGGCTGACCACGGAGCTGCGGCACTACACCCTGGTCGCCTCGGCACTGAAGGTCGTCTGCGTGGTCATCGGGGTGCGCTACGGGATCACCGGCGTCGCGGTCGGCTATGCGACCGCCCACCTGCTGGAGTGGCCGCTGTCGCTGTGGTGGATCTCCCGTCGCACTCAGCTGCGAGTGGGCCCGCTCTACCTCGGTGCCGCGCGCGTCCTTCTGGTCGCCGGGTCGGTCGCCTCCGCTGCCTACGTCACCGCCCAGGCGCTCGACGAGCAGCATCCCGGGGTGACGGTGCCGGTCTGCGTGGTGGCCGGGGCCGCGGCGTACGCGTTCTTGTTACTTGTCCCGCCGGTCCGGCGCGACGTGATGTCGCTGGCAGTGACCGTGCGGGGCGCACTGGCCCGGAAGGTCAGCCGCGGCTGA
- a CDS encoding glycosyltransferase, with protein MSALARLAVVVVSYGDPSLLERHTTQVAAALRSARMVVVDNLSTDANRAAVRQLCEREGWTGVFPGTNTGFGAGCNLGAAAALAEGAEVLLFLNPDATIDAESAVRLMAAVEAEPLLLAGPTVLGPGGEVASAGLDLDLDTGTMRPWRQRAQHSRSQHPEAETLPWITGACFAATRELWEKVGGFDERYFLYWEDVDLCARVRAAGGRVAVVDGATATHSGGGTQRAEGSRAKSPTYYYFNIRNRALFARTWLSQERQRAWRHGAVGAAYEILMRGGRRQLLHPVRPVSAVVRGLRDGRRDRPVRVLESVHELRATTNPYIVQLIETLGRRDDTEVLLFGFARAIAGRYDVFHVHWPELLMTSSRTPLRRLARQLLTTVFIIRLRLTRTPVVRTWHNLVRPDGLSRWNHRLLDALEGRTGHVIRLTDQTAPPLEVPTSTIVHAHYRDWFAPVIEVSTSSTTGSTTSHPRRVLYFGLIKPYKGVELLLEAVADSPEADLDVRLVGSPTDPALADQVRAAVAADARVSAELSYADDATLASEIGQAALVVLPYRAMHNSGALLLALSLDTPVLAPDNEVNRRLAEEVGAGWLHLFEGTLTIEDLERALKSVTTDPPPGRPDLSAREWPESAALHAAAFRAALRP; from the coding sequence ATGAGTGCCCTCGCTCGGCTTGCCGTGGTCGTGGTCAGCTACGGAGATCCGTCGCTGCTCGAGCGACACACGACCCAGGTCGCCGCGGCGCTCCGCTCCGCGCGGATGGTCGTAGTCGACAACCTCTCGACCGACGCCAACCGCGCCGCGGTCCGGCAGCTCTGCGAGCGGGAGGGCTGGACCGGGGTCTTCCCGGGCACCAACACCGGCTTCGGCGCCGGCTGCAACCTGGGCGCCGCGGCCGCGCTGGCGGAGGGCGCCGAGGTGCTGCTCTTCCTCAACCCGGATGCCACCATCGATGCCGAGTCGGCCGTACGCCTCATGGCAGCCGTCGAGGCCGAGCCGCTCCTGCTCGCCGGGCCGACCGTCCTCGGACCGGGCGGTGAGGTCGCCTCCGCCGGTCTCGATCTCGACCTCGACACCGGAACGATGCGCCCCTGGCGGCAGCGAGCCCAGCACTCCAGGTCACAGCACCCCGAGGCCGAGACGCTGCCGTGGATCACCGGCGCCTGCTTCGCGGCCACGCGCGAACTGTGGGAGAAGGTCGGCGGCTTCGACGAGCGCTACTTCCTCTACTGGGAGGACGTCGACCTCTGCGCCCGGGTCCGGGCGGCCGGCGGCCGGGTCGCGGTCGTCGACGGGGCCACGGCGACCCACTCCGGAGGCGGCACCCAGCGCGCGGAGGGTTCCCGAGCCAAGTCGCCCACCTACTACTACTTCAACATCCGCAACCGTGCCCTCTTCGCGCGGACCTGGCTCAGCCAGGAGCGTCAGCGGGCCTGGCGTCACGGGGCGGTCGGGGCGGCGTACGAGATCTTGATGCGTGGTGGCCGCCGGCAGCTCCTGCACCCGGTCCGGCCGGTCTCCGCAGTCGTGCGGGGGCTGCGTGACGGGCGCCGCGACCGGCCCGTCCGGGTCCTGGAGTCGGTCCACGAGCTGCGCGCGACGACCAACCCCTACATCGTCCAGCTCATCGAGACCCTGGGCCGGCGCGATGACACCGAAGTCCTGCTGTTCGGCTTCGCCCGGGCCATCGCGGGCCGCTACGACGTCTTCCACGTGCACTGGCCCGAGCTGCTGATGACATCGTCACGTACGCCGCTGCGCCGGCTGGCCCGTCAACTACTCACCACCGTGTTCATCATCCGGCTCCGGCTGACCCGCACCCCGGTCGTACGCACCTGGCACAACCTCGTCCGACCCGACGGCCTGAGCCGCTGGAACCACCGGCTCCTGGACGCGCTCGAGGGCCGCACCGGCCACGTCATCCGGCTCACCGACCAGACCGCGCCGCCGCTCGAGGTGCCGACCTCGACGATCGTCCACGCCCACTATCGCGACTGGTTCGCGCCGGTGATCGAGGTCTCGACAAGCTCGACCACCGGATCGACCACCAGCCACCCGAGACGGGTGCTCTACTTCGGCCTGATCAAGCCCTACAAGGGCGTCGAGCTGCTCCTGGAGGCGGTCGCCGACAGCCCGGAGGCCGACCTGGACGTACGCCTGGTCGGCTCCCCCACCGACCCTGCTCTCGCCGACCAGGTCCGTGCCGCGGTCGCCGCCGACGCCCGGGTGAGCGCCGAGCTGAGCTACGCCGACGATGCCACCCTGGCCTCCGAGATCGGCCAGGCCGCGTTGGTGGTGCTGCCCTACCGGGCGATGCACAACTCGGGCGCGCTGCTGCTCGCGCTCTCCCTCGACACCCCGGTCCTGGCGCCCGACAACGAGGTCAACCGCCGTCTGGCCGAGGAGGTCGGCGCGGGCTGGCTCCACCTCTTCGAAGGCACTCTCACCATCGAGGACCTGGAGCGTGCGTTG
- a CDS encoding right-handed parallel beta-helix repeat-containing protein: protein MAVSPGSSRILLLCISAVATVVALGSTYALTTSAAEDTEPRAERNYGDLPPDDFGGPGPVMSTSSPSVSPSASSTRSPKPSDGTDPKTQPADSAKSNRSGDRPAEQEPREGEPLSSTPANGAPGSGHIGVPRKKKLRVHRGDLVIRTAGKVVDGLEVHGRVSVEAPNVTIRNTRVIVPTGSETSGISNNNDKGRGMRVRNVEVRAASAASGVNGVVGHDFTLESSEIHHVTDQVHITGSNVTVRNNWFHHNYHFESDPYQGGGASHDDSIQIIGGGNITIAGNRFTGAYNAGVQITQSIRDVNGVTIRDNLLGGGGCTVNIAEKGRGPVEGVVIRDNRFLSDQRIDGCAIIRPTTTKVSHSGNVWDDTGGPVTVSRG from the coding sequence TTGGCTGTCTCCCCTGGCTCGTCCCGGATCCTCCTCCTCTGCATCTCCGCGGTTGCCACCGTGGTCGCCTTGGGCTCGACCTACGCGCTGACCACAAGTGCCGCCGAGGACACCGAACCGCGTGCGGAGAGGAACTACGGCGATCTGCCGCCCGACGACTTCGGCGGGCCGGGGCCGGTCATGTCGACCAGCTCCCCATCGGTCTCTCCCTCTGCGTCGTCGACGCGCTCACCCAAGCCCTCCGACGGTACGGATCCGAAAACGCAGCCCGCGGATTCCGCAAAGTCGAACCGATCCGGCGATCGGCCGGCCGAACAGGAGCCACGCGAGGGTGAGCCACTGAGCTCTACACCGGCGAACGGCGCTCCTGGGTCAGGGCACATCGGCGTACCGCGGAAGAAGAAGCTGCGCGTCCACCGTGGCGACCTGGTGATCAGGACCGCGGGGAAGGTGGTCGACGGCCTCGAGGTGCACGGCAGGGTGAGCGTCGAGGCGCCCAACGTGACGATCCGCAACACCCGGGTGATCGTGCCGACCGGTTCCGAGACCTCCGGGATCTCCAACAACAACGACAAGGGTCGCGGGATGCGGGTGCGCAACGTCGAGGTGCGGGCCGCGAGCGCCGCGTCAGGCGTCAACGGCGTGGTCGGCCACGACTTCACCTTGGAGAGCTCCGAGATCCATCACGTCACCGACCAGGTGCACATCACCGGCAGCAACGTGACGGTGCGCAACAACTGGTTTCACCACAACTACCACTTCGAGAGCGACCCCTACCAGGGCGGCGGCGCCTCCCACGACGACTCGATCCAGATCATCGGCGGCGGCAACATCACGATCGCGGGCAACCGCTTCACCGGCGCCTACAACGCCGGCGTGCAGATCACCCAGAGCATCCGCGACGTCAACGGGGTCACGATCCGTGACAACCTCCTCGGCGGGGGTGGCTGCACCGTCAACATCGCCGAGAAGGGCCGGGGCCCGGTCGAAGGCGTGGTGATCCGCGACAACCGGTTCCTGAGCGACCAGCGCATCGACGGCTGCGCGATCATCCGGCCGACCACGACGAAGGTCAGCCACTCCGGCAACGTCTGGGACGACACCGGCGGTCCGGTCACGGTCAGCCGCGGCTGA
- a CDS encoding CDP-alcohol phosphatidyltransferase family protein has protein sequence MAATGAERAPGGFRTHLAALGQAQKPSLNTAAYSRLVNRPAGRVVAAAAHTLGATPNQVTALSATLSAAGLLVLALVEPHWWTGVLVAVLLAAGYVLDSSDGQLARLRGGGTRSGEWLDHTIDCFKTASLHLAVLVSWYRFGPATDGWLLVPLGFEVVAVVTYFGLILMPTLRRPAVVELVETRPTTSADENPLRKWALLPMDYGAQCWMFVLLGFGVLFQWTYALVFVCNAAALAIALRKWWHELRALDGPSQVSR, from the coding sequence ATGGCCGCGACCGGCGCCGAGCGCGCCCCAGGCGGGTTCCGTACGCATCTGGCGGCGCTGGGACAGGCGCAGAAGCCGTCGCTCAACACCGCGGCCTACTCGCGGCTCGTCAACCGGCCCGCCGGCCGGGTCGTCGCCGCGGCCGCGCACACGCTCGGCGCGACGCCCAACCAGGTCACTGCGCTGAGCGCGACGCTCTCGGCCGCCGGCCTGCTGGTGCTCGCCCTGGTCGAGCCGCACTGGTGGACGGGGGTCCTGGTCGCGGTGCTGCTGGCCGCGGGGTACGTGCTCGACTCCTCCGACGGTCAGCTCGCCCGGCTGCGCGGCGGCGGGACGCGCTCGGGTGAGTGGCTCGACCACACCATCGACTGCTTCAAGACCGCCAGCCTCCACCTGGCGGTGCTGGTGTCCTGGTACCGCTTCGGCCCGGCCACCGACGGCTGGCTGCTGGTGCCGCTGGGCTTCGAGGTGGTCGCTGTGGTGACGTACTTCGGTCTGATCCTGATGCCGACGCTGCGCCGGCCCGCGGTGGTCGAGCTTGTCGAGACCCGACCCACGACATCAGCCGATGAGAACCCTCTCCGCAAATGGGCCCTCCTGCCGATGGACTACGGCGCGCAGTGCTGGATGTTCGTGCTGCTCGGCTTCGGGGTGCTCTTCCAGTGGACCTATGCCCTGGTCTTCGTCTGCAACGCCGCCGCGCTGGCCATCGCGCTGCGCAAGTGGTGGCATGAGCTGCGCGCGCTGGATGGCCCCTCACAGGTGTCACGATGA